From the Deltaproteobacteria bacterium genome, one window contains:
- a CDS encoding efflux transporter outer membrane subunit produces MYRGWRMGKRILNESRIAKSEKYQMSGQMGEWVNWRFRVMGLSPVRPVSHSPILPSCLSLALLTLLLSSCAMVGPNYHQPTAPVAQQWIETAPLTIERATADISTWWTVFNDAALNSLIETARKQNLSLHTAGIRVIEAQARRGLVIGQLFPQQQVGVGGYTRNELSTQTANRRGIPGFRSDFDQWQFGLDATWELDIWGRFRRGIEVVDAQLLAAVASYDDALVSLTAEVATNYLFLRILEERLEVAKTNVTIQQRSFDIAQAKFEGGAVTELDAAQAAALLRNTQAQIPELETAIRQTQNTLCVLLGIPPRDLQDMLGGAGKVPTTPTTVAVGIPADLLRRRPDIRRAERQLAAQSAAIGVATADLYPSFSLFGSLAIKAEDFPDLFTTSALESFAGPQVRWAILNYGRIQSNIRVQDAQFQALISEYENTVLRAQKEVEDAIAGYLGVQRQVTFLRGSFAAATRAVELADFQYREGATDFTRVLNTQQFLVTEQDRLVATHGAVALNLVSLYRALGGGWESQIGKEFVSAKTKAQMQERTQWRDFLLSTEQAADIKAVAKGTGSDKTQWRWQEWKPRW; encoded by the coding sequence ATGTATCGCGGGTGGCGAATGGGTAAGCGGATATTGAACGAAAGCCGAATCGCAAAGTCAGAGAAATACCAAATGAGTGGGCAAATGGGTGAATGGGTAAATTGGCGATTCCGAGTGATGGGGTTGTCGCCGGTTCGCCCGGTCTCCCATTCTCCCATTCTTCCCTCATGCCTTTCGCTTGCTCTTCTCACTCTCCTTCTCTCCTCCTGCGCCATGGTCGGCCCGAATTACCATCAGCCGACGGCTCCAGTGGCACAGCAGTGGATTGAGACGGCGCCCCTGACTATCGAACGAGCAACAGCAGACATCAGCACCTGGTGGACAGTGTTTAACGATGCTGCACTCAATTCGCTCATTGAAACTGCGCGAAAGCAGAATCTATCGCTACACACCGCGGGCATTCGTGTAATCGAAGCACAAGCACGGCGAGGATTGGTGATTGGCCAGCTTTTTCCTCAACAACAAGTTGGTGTTGGCGGCTATACCCGCAACGAGTTGAGTACCCAGACAGCGAATCGACGAGGCATACCAGGCTTTAGGTCTGATTTTGACCAATGGCAGTTCGGTCTTGATGCAACATGGGAGTTGGATATCTGGGGGCGCTTCCGTCGCGGGATTGAAGTCGTCGACGCGCAACTTCTCGCCGCAGTGGCAAGTTACGATGATGCACTTGTCAGCCTGACGGCGGAAGTGGCAACAAACTATCTGTTCCTCCGCATTCTCGAAGAACGTCTTGAGGTAGCAAAAACGAACGTTACGATTCAGCAGCGCAGTTTTGACATAGCGCAAGCCAAGTTTGAGGGAGGAGCCGTAACGGAACTCGATGCTGCACAGGCTGCGGCGCTGTTGCGTAACACGCAAGCGCAGATCCCTGAACTCGAAACCGCGATACGGCAGACGCAGAACACCTTGTGTGTACTGCTCGGAATACCGCCACGAGATCTCCAAGATATGCTGGGTGGAGCGGGAAAAGTGCCAACGACTCCAACAACAGTTGCGGTCGGTATACCGGCTGATCTGCTCCGTCGCCGCCCAGATATTCGCCGGGCCGAGCGGCAATTGGCGGCGCAGAGTGCCGCGATCGGTGTAGCCACGGCGGACTTGTATCCCTCATTTTCTTTGTTTGGCTCGCTCGCAATAAAGGCCGAAGATTTTCCCGACCTCTTCACAACTAGTGCGTTAGAAAGTTTTGCTGGTCCACAGGTTCGCTGGGCAATACTCAATTACGGACGGATTCAAAGTAACATTCGCGTGCAAGACGCACAGTTTCAAGCGTTAATCAGTGAGTATGAGAATACCGTCTTGCGTGCGCAGAAAGAAGTCGAAGATGCAATCGCTGGCTATCTTGGCGTCCAGCGACAGGTGACCTTTCTGCGAGGCAGTTTTGCAGCTGCAACTCGTGCAGTTGAACTGGCAGATTTTCAGTATCGCGAAGGAGCAACCGATTTCACGCGGGTACTCAACACGCAACAATTTCTCGTGACCGAGCAAGACCGCCTTGTAGCGACGCACGGCGCTGTCGCTCTCAATCTGGTGTCGTTGTATCGCGCACTCGGCGGAGGATGGGAATCTCAGATTGGGAAGGAGTTTGTATCCGCAAAAACCAAAGCGCAGATGCAAGAGCGAACTCAATGGCGAGACTTCTTACTCTCGACGGAGCAAGCCGCAGATATCAAAGCTGTCGCAAAAGGTACTGGAAGTGATAAGACTCAATGGCGATGGCAGGAGTGGAAGCCGCGGTGGTAG
- a CDS encoding acyl-CoA dehydrogenase: MSWDFETEPEFQKELDWIEQFVREEVEPLDHILGSPYDVHNPRNQKLVRPLQAEVKKRKLWACHLGPELGGPGYGQLKLGLMNEILGRARFAPVVFGTQAPDTGNSEILAHYGTPEQKKKYLEPLLSNDIVSCFSMTEPHAGADPKMFKCKAELKGDFWVINGEKWFSSNARFSSFLIVMVVTDPDAPPYQKMSMFLVPTDTPGVNIVRNVGLGTEHGDTGEHAYIRYEDVRIPRENLLGQRGQGFEVAQTRLGGGRIHHAMRTVGQVKKAFDMMCERVLSRETQGEVLANKQMVQEQIADSWIEMEQFRLLVLRTAWRIDKYKDYRKVLKDIAAIKALMPKVYHDVVYRALRIHGALGLSNEMPFSAQMVESFMTSLADGPTEVHKVTVARRILREYKANPDLFPSGHLISLREKAMKKYGEILEREVGNL, from the coding sequence ATGTCCTGGGATTTTGAGACCGAACCGGAATTTCAAAAAGAACTTGATTGGATCGAGCAGTTCGTGCGTGAAGAAGTCGAGCCGCTCGATCACATTCTTGGCAGTCCATACGATGTACATAATCCACGTAACCAAAAGTTAGTGCGCCCGCTGCAAGCTGAGGTGAAAAAGCGGAAACTGTGGGCATGCCACCTCGGGCCAGAATTAGGCGGACCTGGTTATGGGCAACTGAAACTCGGCTTGATGAACGAAATCTTAGGACGAGCGCGGTTTGCGCCGGTCGTGTTTGGCACCCAAGCGCCTGATACGGGCAACTCGGAAATTCTGGCGCACTACGGTACGCCTGAACAGAAAAAGAAATATCTTGAGCCGTTACTGAGTAACGATATCGTGTCGTGCTTTTCGATGACCGAACCACATGCCGGTGCTGATCCCAAGATGTTCAAGTGTAAAGCTGAACTGAAGGGAGACTTCTGGGTCATCAACGGTGAGAAATGGTTTTCCTCCAATGCGCGTTTCTCTTCGTTTCTGATCGTGATGGTCGTTACCGATCCCGATGCGCCACCATATCAAAAAATGTCGATGTTCCTGGTGCCAACCGACACACCAGGGGTGAACATTGTGCGGAACGTTGGGCTAGGCACTGAGCATGGCGACACGGGCGAACATGCCTATATTCGCTATGAAGATGTACGCATACCACGAGAGAATCTCCTTGGCCAACGTGGGCAAGGGTTTGAGGTCGCCCAGACCCGCCTTGGCGGTGGACGTATTCATCATGCCATGCGCACGGTCGGGCAGGTGAAGAAAGCATTCGATATGATGTGCGAACGAGTACTTTCACGTGAAACGCAAGGCGAGGTTTTAGCCAACAAACAGATGGTGCAAGAGCAAATTGCTGACTCGTGGATCGAGATGGAGCAATTCCGCTTGCTTGTGTTACGCACTGCCTGGCGTATCGACAAGTACAAAGACTATCGCAAAGTCCTCAAAGACATTGCGGCTATCAAAGCCTTGATGCCCAAGGTGTATCATGATGTTGTCTATCGCGCGCTACGTATCCATGGTGCACTTGGATTATCTAACGAGATGCCTTTCTCAGCGCAGATGGTCGAATCGTTTATGACCAGCCTCGCCGACGGTCCAACAGAAGTGCACAAGGTGACTGTCGCTCGCCGCATATTACGCGAGTACAAAGCCAATCCTGACTTGTTCCCTTCTGGGCATTTGATTTCGCTACGAGAGAAGGCGATGAAGAAGTACGGTGAGATATTGGAGCGAGAAGTGGGGAATCTTTAG
- a CDS encoding group II truncated hemoglobin, which yields MDAVQRNNEKPRFGVGGASFQAAGGEVGIRRLVDDFYDQMDSLPEAKIIRAMHPTDLTVSRDKLARFLCGWLGGPKLFQQKYGSIIIPKAHSHLPIGRAERDTWLLCMSKAIEQQPYSPEFKKYLLEQLAIPAERCRTRE from the coding sequence ACGAGAAGCCGCGTTTTGGTGTAGGAGGTGCTTCGTTCCAAGCTGCTGGAGGGGAAGTCGGGATTCGTCGCCTTGTCGATGATTTCTACGATCAAATGGATAGTCTACCTGAAGCGAAGATCATCAGAGCGATGCACCCTACTGACCTGACAGTTTCTCGCGATAAACTGGCGCGATTTCTCTGTGGTTGGTTGGGAGGACCAAAATTGTTCCAACAGAAATATGGTTCAATCATCATCCCCAAAGCACACAGTCATTTGCCGATCGGTCGAGCTGAACGCGACACGTGGCTGTTGTGCATGAGTAAGGCGATTGAGCAGCAACCCTATAGTCCAGAGTTCAAAAAGTATTTACTAGAGCAATTAGCGATTCCTGCCGAACGCTGTCGGACGCGAGAGTAA